In the Actinomycetota bacterium genome, one interval contains:
- a CDS encoding sugar ABC transporter permease, with translation MAWPFLVGLVALVVLPALAASALAFTEFSGVQPPRFTGFENVARLLGDEALWRSFGNTAIYILIAVPVRLFAAVGAALLLNRHRTSSVAARPLVYLPTVVPDVAYALLWLWLLNPLYGPAAALFGLSGTLTNPWGARVSLALMGAFQIGEAFIVALAVRRSIPRHVYEAAAVDGATPWFTLSRLTLPLMAPMLALLALRDVILSLQVNFVPALLVTDGGPRYATTYVPLYVYRTAFRYFRLGYASTIALTMFVVTALVVYVQYRLAKRWRLAS, from the coding sequence CTGGCGTGGCCGTTCCTGGTGGGGCTGGTGGCTCTGGTGGTCCTCCCCGCGCTCGCCGCCTCCGCCCTCGCCTTCACGGAGTTCTCGGGCGTCCAACCGCCGCGCTTCACGGGCTTCGAAAATGTGGCTCGATTGCTGGGAGACGAAGCGCTGTGGCGGTCCTTCGGGAACACCGCGATCTACATCCTGATCGCGGTGCCGGTGCGTCTGTTCGCCGCGGTCGGCGCCGCGCTTTTGTTGAACCGGCACCGGACGTCGTCGGTTGCGGCGCGTCCGCTCGTGTACCTCCCGACGGTGGTGCCGGACGTGGCCTACGCCCTCCTGTGGCTGTGGTTGTTGAACCCTCTCTACGGGCCTGCCGCCGCGCTGTTCGGGCTTTCGGGCACGTTGACGAACCCATGGGGGGCGCGGGTGTCACTAGCGCTGATGGGCGCCTTCCAGATCGGCGAGGCGTTCATCGTGGCGCTCGCGGTTCGCCGCAGCATCCCGCGCCACGTCTATGAAGCCGCGGCTGTGGACGGCGCAACGCCGTGGTTCACGTTGTCGCGACTGACGCTTCCGCTGATGGCGCCGATGCTGGCGCTGCTAGCGCTGCGCGACGTCATCTTGTCCCTCCAGGTGAACTTCGTTCCGGCGCTGCTGGTCACCGACGGCGGTCCCCGTTACGCCACGACGTACGTTCCGCTCTACGTGTATCGCACGGCCTTCCGCTACTTCCGTCTCGGCTACGCATCGACGATCGCGCTCACGATGTTCGTGGTGACGGCGCTCGTCGTGTACGTGCAGTATCGGCTGGCGAAGCGCTGGCGGCTCGCCTCGTAG
- a CDS encoding TldD/PmbA family protein: MKDLLAAALDAATSDGATYADVRGAEIESESLAVRGETVEALDRATSQGFGVRVLVDGAWGFASTPKLDLREGARVARLAVEVARATATALSTPVELVPEPVHVASWSSPVEKDPFAVPLEEKVGLFTSATQEMSKVPDVRVARGTLDLLRQRTWFLSSEGSDIDQTIVHTGAGIEAMAVDGDDVQVRSYPGSFRGHYGAVGYESVEQMDLAGNARRTAEEAAALLRAPECPAKQTTLVLDGHQMMLQVHESVGHPTELDRVLGMEAAFAGTSFVGVPDLGNLRYASEIVNIVSDATTPGGLGTYGYDDEGVEGQRVDLIRNGMLVGFQSSRETAAAAGADRSNGAMRAEGWENFPLIRMPNVNLLPGEGSLEDLFADVDDGIFMATNKSWSIDDKRKNFQFGCEIAWEIKNGRLTRMLKNPRYTGITPIFWASCDAIAGSQEWLVRGTPNCGKGQPGQTMRVGHGTSPARFRNVSTGVGS, encoded by the coding sequence TTGAAAGACCTCCTCGCCGCCGCGCTCGACGCGGCAACTTCGGATGGCGCGACCTATGCAGACGTTCGCGGCGCGGAGATAGAGAGCGAGTCGCTCGCGGTGCGCGGCGAGACCGTAGAGGCCTTGGATCGAGCGACATCTCAGGGGTTCGGTGTGCGTGTTCTCGTCGACGGTGCGTGGGGGTTCGCTTCGACACCGAAACTCGACCTTCGGGAGGGTGCGCGCGTGGCCCGTCTGGCGGTAGAGGTGGCGCGGGCGACGGCGACCGCTCTGTCGACACCCGTGGAGCTTGTTCCGGAGCCAGTCCACGTCGCATCGTGGAGCTCCCCGGTAGAGAAAGACCCGTTCGCGGTCCCGCTCGAGGAAAAGGTGGGGCTGTTCACCAGCGCCACACAGGAGATGTCGAAGGTGCCAGACGTCCGCGTGGCGCGGGGGACGCTCGATCTCCTGAGGCAGCGGACGTGGTTCCTCTCGTCGGAGGGCTCCGACATCGACCAAACCATCGTCCACACCGGCGCGGGGATCGAAGCGATGGCGGTAGATGGTGATGACGTGCAGGTGCGGTCTTACCCCGGCTCCTTCCGCGGTCACTACGGAGCTGTCGGATACGAGTCTGTGGAGCAGATGGACCTGGCCGGTAACGCGCGCCGGACCGCTGAAGAAGCCGCGGCGCTGCTGCGCGCTCCTGAGTGTCCGGCAAAGCAAACGACCCTGGTCTTGGACGGCCACCAGATGATGCTGCAGGTGCACGAGTCCGTAGGCCACCCGACCGAGCTCGATCGGGTCCTCGGGATGGAGGCCGCGTTCGCCGGCACCTCGTTCGTCGGGGTACCGGACCTCGGGAATCTCCGCTATGCCTCGGAGATCGTGAATATCGTGTCGGACGCCACGACGCCGGGCGGCCTCGGGACCTATGGATACGACGACGAGGGGGTCGAGGGGCAGAGGGTCGACCTCATCCGGAACGGGATGCTCGTCGGCTTTCAGAGCTCGCGAGAGACCGCGGCGGCCGCGGGTGCGGATCGTTCCAACGGCGCGATGCGGGCCGAGGGGTGGGAGAACTTCCCGCTGATCAGGATGCCGAACGTGAACCTCCTCCCGGGAGAGGGGTCGCTGGAGGATCTCTTCGCAGATGTCGACGATGGCATCTTCATGGCCACCAATAAGTCGTGGTCGATCGACGACAAGCGCAAGAACTTCCAGTTCGGTTGTGAGATCGCGTGGGAGATCAAGAACGGCCGGTTGACGAGGATGCTGAAGAACCCGCGATACACCGGGATCACCCCCATCTTCTGGGCTTCGTGTGACGCCATCGCCGGGTCCCAGGAATGGCTGGTGCGCGGAACGCCGAACTGCGGCAAGGGCCAACCTGGGCAGACGATGCGGGTCGGACACGGCACGTCGCCTGCCCGCTTCCGAAACGTCAGCACGGGCGTGGGCTCGTGA
- a CDS encoding ferredoxin family protein has product MTYVIAEPCIGVKDRACVDECPVDCIYEGEEQLYIHPEECVDCDACLPACPVDAIFPADNIPSEWAQFTQTQAQWFVEHPDAQGGAMESPYAPSEERSE; this is encoded by the coding sequence ATGACGTACGTCATCGCTGAGCCGTGCATCGGCGTGAAGGACCGGGCGTGCGTCGATGAATGCCCGGTGGACTGCATCTACGAGGGCGAAGAGCAGCTCTACATCCACCCCGAGGAATGCGTCGACTGTGACGCCTGCCTCCCCGCCTGCCCGGTGGATGCGATCTTCCCCGCCGACAACATCCCCTCGGAGTGGGCACAGTTCACCCAGACCCAAGCGCAGTGGTTCGTCGAGCACCCCGACGCCCAGGGGGGTGCCATGGAGAGCCCGTACGCGCCGTCCGAAGAGCGCTCGGAGTAA
- a CDS encoding sulfotransferase, which produces MKLLYVLGRGRSGSTVFANVLGELDGFFSGGEIRAFWDPVVVRESTCGCGAAIRDCPIWSHVLDRLSDIDLEKVSAWQRYIVREHQTYRLLRYRRTRRWRALERYGEVMCRLYDALAEVTGARVIVDSSKRPSYAAFVRTVPGLNPYFIHLVREPRASAYSWLSRRYESSRVGQEVTRRGALNATLRWDLLNLGSDAIIRRSEPNRALRIRYEDFVAQPRDHVELARILLDEPALRSPFVDDHTVRLGINHAIAGNPSRFVTGVVQLEESREWRHAQTRIDRWVTTAVALPFLRRYGYPIHVASPHIKTRIA; this is translated from the coding sequence ATGAAGCTGCTTTACGTGCTCGGGCGGGGGCGAAGTGGCAGCACCGTGTTCGCCAATGTCCTCGGCGAACTAGACGGTTTCTTCTCCGGCGGAGAGATTCGCGCCTTCTGGGATCCTGTGGTCGTTCGCGAGTCCACCTGCGGATGCGGGGCTGCCATCCGCGATTGCCCCATCTGGTCGCATGTCCTAGACCGCCTCTCAGATATCGATCTGGAGAAGGTCTCCGCCTGGCAGCGCTACATCGTCAGAGAGCACCAGACCTACCGGCTATTGCGATATCGCCGCACGCGACGTTGGCGAGCCCTCGAGCGGTATGGAGAAGTCATGTGCCGGCTCTACGACGCGCTGGCGGAAGTCACCGGAGCCCGGGTCATCGTGGACTCCTCCAAGCGGCCGTCTTACGCCGCATTCGTTCGCACCGTTCCGGGGCTGAACCCCTATTTCATCCACCTCGTGCGAGAGCCGCGCGCGTCGGCGTACTCGTGGCTCAGCCGACGCTACGAGTCGTCCCGGGTCGGCCAGGAAGTAACGCGTCGGGGTGCGCTGAACGCGACGCTTCGATGGGACCTTCTGAACCTTGGATCCGACGCGATTATCCGGAGGTCTGAGCCGAATCGCGCCCTCCGCATCCGATACGAGGACTTTGTAGCGCAACCGCGCGACCACGTCGAACTTGCTCGGATACTGCTGGACGAGCCCGCCTTAAGGTCCCCATTCGTAGACGACCACACGGTGCGACTCGGTATCAACCACGCGATCGCGGGAAACCCCTCTCGCTTCGTCACGGGAGTCGTCCAGCTGGAGGAGAGTCGCGAATGGCGTCACGCGCAAACGCGGATCGACCGGTGGGTCACAACTGCGGTGGCACTCCCCTTTCTGCGTCGCTACGGATACCCGATCCACGTGGCTTCACCGCACATCAAAACTCGCATCGCGTAA
- a CDS encoding acetolactate synthase, which translates to MPAGRWTPTSEDVEAARAALTGDGHGGHLAVKALKALGVTHVFTLSGGHIFPFLDGCHQEGIRLVDVRHEANGVFGAEGWARITRTVGVAAVTAGPGVTNAISPLAQAAANRAPVVVLGGRAPAFRWGQGSLQEMDHVPFVDPVAPARTVTDTTQVATELIRAILDATTAPRGPRFLDFPLDVVFNQAPFAWETPEVAEGPGVDPSEVERIAGLLTKAERPIFIAGSNVFMDRAEGELRRLVEAAELPVFANGQGRGCVPADHRLAFSRARSRALKEADLVIVAGTPLDFRLGFGQGLSNLVHLDSHADLIAGHVDLAASVGAPLDKTLAALADAVERPGDTKAWVEALSETEEQKRAGAQAELQSDANPIHPMRIYGELVPLLERDAIVIGDGGDFVSYAGREVPSFEPGCWLDPGPFGCLGVGPGYAMAARLAHPERQIVLLYGDGAIGFAGTELESLVRHNLPVVCVVGNNGIWGLEKHPMRGLYGYDVAADLRPGIRYDQMMESFGGRGELVIEPAEIAPALKRAFDSGEPSVVNILTDPEIAYPRSSNLA; encoded by the coding sequence ATGCCTGCTGGCCGTTGGACACCAACCTCTGAGGACGTCGAAGCTGCCCGTGCCGCGCTGACAGGCGACGGGCATGGAGGGCATCTCGCCGTTAAGGCTCTAAAGGCGCTTGGCGTCACTCACGTCTTCACGTTGAGTGGGGGGCACATCTTTCCCTTCCTCGACGGGTGTCATCAGGAGGGGATCAGGCTCGTCGACGTGCGCCACGAGGCGAATGGCGTGTTCGGAGCGGAGGGCTGGGCGCGGATCACGCGGACGGTCGGCGTGGCTGCCGTCACGGCGGGTCCCGGTGTGACGAACGCGATCAGCCCGCTGGCGCAGGCTGCTGCGAACCGGGCTCCGGTGGTGGTGCTCGGTGGGCGCGCCCCCGCGTTCCGCTGGGGGCAGGGGTCGCTGCAGGAGATGGATCACGTTCCCTTCGTGGACCCCGTAGCGCCGGCGCGAACCGTCACGGACACGACCCAGGTTGCCACCGAGCTGATCCGAGCCATCCTGGATGCAACGACGGCACCGCGCGGCCCCCGGTTCTTGGACTTTCCTCTCGACGTCGTGTTCAACCAGGCTCCATTCGCGTGGGAGACGCCGGAGGTCGCGGAGGGGCCTGGGGTGGATCCGAGTGAGGTCGAACGGATCGCCGGACTGCTGACAAAGGCGGAGCGCCCGATCTTCATCGCCGGCTCCAACGTCTTCATGGACCGCGCCGAGGGTGAGCTCAGGCGCCTCGTCGAGGCGGCAGAGCTTCCGGTGTTCGCGAACGGTCAAGGCCGCGGGTGCGTGCCGGCCGACCATCGCCTCGCGTTCTCCCGGGCGCGGTCGCGGGCGCTGAAAGAGGCGGACCTGGTGATCGTGGCGGGAACACCGCTGGACTTCCGCCTCGGGTTCGGACAGGGGCTGTCGAACCTCGTCCACCTGGACTCGCACGCGGACCTGATCGCGGGCCACGTGGATCTCGCTGCTTCCGTCGGAGCGCCGCTGGACAAGACACTGGCTGCTCTGGCCGACGCGGTGGAGCGCCCCGGCGACACGAAGGCGTGGGTCGAGGCGCTGTCGGAGACCGAGGAGCAGAAGCGAGCCGGCGCGCAAGCCGAGCTGCAGTCGGACGCGAACCCGATCCACCCGATGCGGATCTACGGCGAGCTCGTCCCCCTGCTGGAGCGAGATGCGATCGTGATCGGCGACGGCGGCGACTTCGTCTCGTACGCAGGCAGAGAGGTGCCTTCCTTCGAACCCGGTTGTTGGCTCGACCCGGGCCCGTTCGGCTGCCTCGGGGTCGGGCCCGGGTACGCGATGGCGGCGCGTCTCGCGCATCCGGAGCGACAGATCGTGTTGCTCTACGGTGACGGGGCGATCGGCTTCGCGGGAACCGAGCTGGAGTCGCTCGTCCGACACAACCTCCCCGTCGTGTGCGTCGTTGGCAACAATGGGATCTGGGGCCTCGAGAAGCATCCGATGCGCGGCCTCTACGGCTACGACGTCGCGGCCGACCTACGCCCGGGGATCCGCTACGACCAGATGATGGAGTCGTTCGGCGGCCGCGGCGAGCTCGTGATCGAGCCCGCCGAGATCGCGCCTGCTCTGAAACGCGCTTTCGACTCCGGTGAGCCGAGCGTCGTCAACATCCTCACCGACCCCGAGATCGCGTACCCGCGCTCGTCGAACCTCGCTTGA
- a CDS encoding TldD/PmbA family protein: MSEVRRTLPLDPDDVRAAASPVLELPGADQVEVVVSASVTGLTRYARSEIIQNTVRSERRAYIRVVVGNHVAVAATNQLGDAAMRAAAERALEGARASRPDEEFPGLPSPERMGHAQPIFRWDEDTATASPDRRAGAVQTILQVAESMAAAGIYETSAHSFVVVNSLGIDCFDAFTRCVVTCLADHGAGSGWGEASSHSLCDVDVERAARTALDKATTNREPAAAAPGKYEVVLEPAASAMLMEYLSYMGMGAKQVVDGESFLASRTGEQVAAPDITVADDVFDARSVGIGFDFEGVPKRAVDVIHEGEAVGPVTDLRTAPKLGLDPTGHFSGSAEFGPYASNVVLREGGATPSELIAEVADGLLVTRFHYVNVLDRPTTLLTGMTRDGTYRIRGGEIAEPVRNLRFSQSVLDALRATTGLGSDSSAFAPDFGSFGSNVAPSMRVEGFSFSSTTSH; encoded by the coding sequence GTGAGCGAGGTTCGGCGCACCCTGCCCCTCGATCCTGACGACGTCCGCGCTGCGGCGTCCCCCGTACTCGAGCTTCCGGGAGCGGACCAGGTCGAGGTCGTGGTGTCCGCTTCAGTGACGGGGCTGACGAGGTACGCACGGTCCGAGATCATCCAGAACACGGTTAGGAGCGAGCGCCGAGCGTACATCCGTGTCGTGGTCGGCAACCACGTAGCCGTCGCCGCAACCAATCAGTTGGGCGACGCCGCGATGCGGGCTGCGGCGGAACGCGCGCTGGAGGGTGCTCGTGCCTCGCGGCCCGACGAAGAGTTCCCCGGCCTCCCGTCGCCGGAGCGCATGGGGCACGCGCAGCCGATCTTTCGGTGGGACGAAGACACCGCGACCGCCTCGCCGGACCGCCGGGCGGGCGCGGTCCAGACGATCCTGCAGGTCGCCGAGTCGATGGCGGCCGCCGGTATCTATGAGACCAGCGCCCACTCTTTCGTCGTCGTGAACTCGCTCGGGATCGACTGCTTCGATGCATTCACGCGTTGCGTCGTCACCTGTCTGGCGGATCACGGTGCGGGCTCCGGCTGGGGGGAAGCGTCATCGCACTCGCTCTGCGACGTGGATGTAGAACGCGCGGCTCGAACCGCGCTGGACAAGGCGACGACGAATCGAGAGCCCGCAGCCGCGGCGCCGGGCAAGTATGAGGTCGTGCTCGAGCCCGCGGCCAGCGCCATGTTGATGGAGTACCTCTCCTACATGGGGATGGGCGCCAAGCAGGTGGTCGACGGCGAGAGCTTCCTCGCATCGCGCACGGGCGAACAGGTTGCCGCTCCGGACATCACCGTGGCAGACGACGTGTTCGACGCTCGGTCCGTGGGGATCGGCTTCGATTTCGAAGGCGTGCCCAAGCGAGCCGTGGATGTTATCCACGAGGGCGAGGCCGTGGGGCCGGTGACCGATCTGAGGACGGCACCGAAGCTCGGCTTGGATCCCACAGGTCACTTCTCAGGTTCCGCGGAGTTCGGGCCCTACGCGTCGAACGTCGTGCTGCGGGAGGGCGGCGCGACACCCTCCGAGCTGATCGCAGAAGTCGCGGACGGCTTGTTGGTGACGCGGTTCCACTACGTCAACGTCCTGGACCGGCCCACCACGTTGTTAACCGGGATGACGAGAGACGGCACGTACCGGATCCGAGGTGGGGAGATCGCTGAGCCGGTCCGCAACCTGCGCTTCTCGCAGAGCGTTCTCGACGCTCTTCGCGCGACGACGGGGCTCGGCTCCGATTCCTCCGCGTTCGCGCCCGACTTCGGGTCTTTCGGGTCGAACGTCGCACCGTCGATGCGGGTCGAAGGTTTCAGCTTCTCCTCGACCACCAGCCACTAG
- a CDS encoding SDR family NAD(P)-dependent oxidoreductase, which produces MELHNTIGILTGASRGIGVHLADALAARGVHLALAARSATDLEETLARVQSKGVRAIAVPTDVTQREDLERLVERTEAELGPPDLLVNNAGVQKVRRFESFDLDDIAWIINTNVVAVESLTRLVLPGMVARGRGHICNISSLSGRTAYPYNTVYASSKHAVVGFSWSLREEMRPYGVEVSVVCPGFVAEEGMFARRHPDDAPPMVARTVKPADVAAKTIQAIEENRAEVVVTKGLGNIVDVFHALSPDVTAKIQRKTGLFRFVEREADRDASA; this is translated from the coding sequence ATGGAGCTTCACAACACGATCGGGATCCTCACGGGCGCGTCCCGCGGCATCGGCGTCCACCTAGCCGACGCGCTCGCCGCCAGGGGCGTGCACTTGGCGCTCGCGGCGCGCTCGGCAACCGATCTGGAGGAGACACTCGCGCGCGTGCAGTCGAAAGGCGTGCGCGCTATCGCGGTGCCTACGGATGTGACGCAGCGGGAGGACCTCGAGCGGCTGGTCGAACGAACGGAAGCGGAACTCGGCCCCCCCGACCTGCTCGTGAACAACGCCGGCGTCCAGAAGGTCCGCCGCTTCGAGTCGTTCGACCTGGACGACATCGCCTGGATCATCAACACCAACGTGGTCGCCGTCGAGAGCCTCACCCGTCTCGTGCTCCCGGGGATGGTCGCGCGAGGGCGCGGCCACATCTGCAACATCTCGTCGTTGTCCGGGCGGACCGCGTATCCCTACAACACGGTGTACGCGTCCTCGAAGCACGCGGTGGTCGGGTTCTCCTGGTCGCTGCGCGAGGAGATGAGGCCGTACGGCGTGGAGGTCTCGGTCGTGTGCCCCGGCTTCGTGGCGGAAGAGGGGATGTTCGCTCGTCGCCACCCGGACGATGCGCCTCCGATGGTGGCGCGGACCGTCAAGCCTGCAGACGTCGCCGCGAAGACGATCCAGGCGATCGAGGAGAACAGGGCGGAGGTCGTGGTGACGAAGGGGCTCGGCAACATCGTCGACGTGTTCCACGCCCTGTCCCCCGACGTCACCGCGAAGATCCAGCGCAAAACGGGGCTGTTCAGGTTCGTCGAGCGAGAAGCGGACCGGGACGCATCCGCTTGA
- a CDS encoding 2-oxoacid:acceptor oxidoreductase subunit alpha, which translates to MAAQAAPPRGERKELDRVVIRFAGDSGDGMQLTGDRFTSASAIFGNDLATMPDYPAEIRAPAGTLAGVSAFQLHFSDHDILTAGDQPSVLVAMNPAALKANLKDLLPGGLLIVNSDAFEDRNLDKAGYAANPLKDGSLAGYQIYEIPMTTLTVEAVKDSGVSKKEAERAKNMLALGVVSWMYSRPIEPTVAWIEKKFAKKPAIAQSNIAALKAGHAFGETAELSAFEVKPATLAPGKYRRITGNQAMAFGLIAGAVQAKLPLFLGSYPITPASDILHELSRHKNFGVRTVQAEDEIAAISMAIGASFSGHLGVTTTSGPGLDLKSEALGLALSMELPLLVVDIQRGGPSTGLPTKTEQSDLLHAMYGRHGEAPLPIVAPWSPSSCFWAPIEAARIAIKYMTPVIILSDGYLANGAEPWRIPAVSKLPDIQVRFASQPNAGDDFWPFLRDDDTLARPWAIPGTSGLEHRVGGLEKADGTGNISYDADNHQLMTLLRAAKIKAIEEDIEPLEFDADEGADVLVLGWGSTYGAIGAACRRLRSRGKKVGRAHLKHLNPMPKNTGEVLARFDKVIVPEMNMGQLSKLIRADFLIDAISINKVKGLPFRAAELEDELEKYL; encoded by the coding sequence ATGGCTGCGCAGGCCGCTCCGCCGCGTGGGGAGCGGAAAGAGCTCGACCGGGTCGTGATCCGGTTCGCCGGCGACTCCGGCGACGGGATGCAGCTCACCGGCGACCGCTTCACCAGCGCCAGCGCCATCTTCGGCAACGACCTCGCCACGATGCCGGACTATCCGGCCGAGATCAGGGCTCCGGCCGGCACCCTCGCGGGCGTCTCTGCCTTCCAGCTCCACTTCTCGGACCACGACATCCTGACCGCCGGCGACCAGCCGAGCGTGCTGGTGGCGATGAACCCCGCGGCGTTGAAGGCGAACCTCAAGGACCTGCTGCCCGGCGGGCTGTTGATCGTCAACAGCGACGCGTTCGAGGACCGCAACCTGGACAAGGCCGGATACGCCGCTAACCCTCTGAAGGACGGGTCGCTCGCCGGCTACCAGATCTACGAGATCCCCATGACGACGCTCACGGTGGAAGCCGTGAAGGATTCCGGCGTCAGCAAGAAGGAGGCCGAGCGGGCGAAGAACATGCTGGCTCTCGGCGTGGTGTCGTGGATGTACTCGCGTCCGATCGAGCCCACGGTGGCCTGGATCGAGAAGAAGTTCGCGAAGAAGCCCGCGATCGCGCAGTCGAACATCGCGGCGCTGAAGGCCGGTCATGCGTTCGGCGAGACCGCCGAGCTCAGCGCGTTCGAGGTCAAGCCGGCGACGCTGGCGCCCGGCAAGTACCGGCGCATCACGGGCAACCAGGCGATGGCGTTCGGGCTGATCGCCGGTGCGGTCCAGGCGAAGCTCCCGTTGTTCCTCGGCTCGTATCCGATCACTCCCGCATCCGACATCCTGCACGAGCTCTCCCGCCACAAGAACTTCGGTGTGCGCACGGTTCAAGCCGAAGATGAGATTGCTGCCATCAGCATGGCGATCGGCGCGTCGTTCTCCGGTCACCTGGGGGTCACAACCACGTCGGGGCCGGGACTCGACCTCAAATCCGAGGCGCTGGGGCTAGCCCTGTCGATGGAGCTCCCGCTCCTGGTCGTCGACATCCAGCGCGGAGGCCCGTCGACGGGTCTGCCGACGAAGACCGAGCAGTCCGACCTCCTGCACGCCATGTACGGCCGGCACGGCGAGGCTCCGCTTCCGATCGTGGCGCCGTGGTCGCCGTCCTCGTGCTTCTGGGCACCGATCGAGGCCGCTCGCATCGCGATCAAGTACATGACCCCCGTGATCATCCTGTCCGACGGCTATCTCGCCAACGGCGCGGAGCCGTGGCGCATCCCTGCCGTCAGCAAGCTCCCCGACATCCAGGTTCGGTTCGCATCGCAGCCGAACGCCGGCGATGACTTCTGGCCGTTCCTGCGCGACGACGACACCCTCGCGCGGCCTTGGGCGATCCCCGGAACCTCCGGGCTGGAGCACCGCGTGGGAGGTCTCGAGAAGGCCGACGGGACGGGCAACATCTCTTACGACGCGGACAACCACCAGCTGATGACGCTTCTGCGCGCGGCCAAGATCAAGGCGATCGAAGAAGACATCGAGCCGCTCGAGTTCGACGCCGACGAGGGGGCCGACGTGCTGGTCCTGGGCTGGGGTTCGACCTACGGCGCGATCGGGGCCGCCTGTCGGCGGTTGCGCTCGCGCGGGAAGAAGGTGGGCCGCGCCCACCTCAAACACCTGAACCCCATGCCGAAGAACACCGGCGAGGTGCTGGCTCGGTTCGACAAGGTCATCGTCCCGGAGATGAACATGGGGCAGCTATCGAAGCTCATCCGGGCCGACTTCCTCATCGATGCGATCTCGATCAACAAGGTGAAGGGGCTGCCGTTCCGCGCAGCCGAACTAGAAGACGAATTGGAGAAGTACCTATGA
- a CDS encoding 2-oxoacid:ferredoxin oxidoreductase subunit beta: MSGGAANERGITEASGGIGTLTREDFVSDQEVRWCPGCGDYAILAAVQSAMPSLGVPPEKMVWVSGIGCSSRFPYYMNTYGIHGIHGRAPAIATGVATARPDLQVWVVTGDGDGLSIGGNHFIHALRRNVNLKILLFNNQIYGLTKGQYSPTSEKGKVTKSTPFGSLEHPFNPVALALGAEASFVARTIDVERKHLPEIIRRAAAHRGSAFIEIYQNCNIFNDGAFVALTGKDGRSQNRIYLEHGKPVRFGANNENGVRMTAEGRVEVVKVADVGEDKLLVHDEHRDDPSLAFALARIASGPTQPTPIGVFRDVQRPVYGDGMEHQLRMAAEQQGPGDLERLLGSGDTWTV; the protein is encoded by the coding sequence ATGAGCGGCGGGGCGGCGAACGAACGGGGCATCACCGAGGCATCGGGCGGGATCGGGACGCTCACGCGCGAGGACTTCGTCTCCGATCAAGAGGTCCGCTGGTGTCCAGGCTGTGGGGACTACGCGATCCTGGCGGCGGTTCAGAGCGCGATGCCGTCTCTGGGCGTGCCCCCCGAGAAGATGGTGTGGGTATCCGGGATCGGATGCTCCAGCCGCTTCCCGTACTACATGAACACCTACGGCATCCACGGGATCCACGGTCGCGCTCCCGCGATCGCAACGGGCGTCGCAACCGCGCGGCCCGACCTGCAGGTGTGGGTGGTAACCGGCGACGGCGACGGCCTCTCGATCGGTGGCAACCACTTCATCCACGCGTTGCGGCGCAACGTGAACCTCAAGATCCTGCTCTTCAACAACCAGATCTACGGGCTCACGAAGGGCCAGTACTCGCCGACCTCGGAAAAGGGGAAGGTCACGAAGTCGACCCCCTTCGGCTCGTTGGAGCACCCCTTCAACCCGGTTGCCCTCGCGCTGGGGGCCGAGGCCAGCTTCGTGGCGCGAACGATCGACGTCGAGCGCAAACATCTGCCGGAGATCATCCGGAGGGCCGCGGCACACCGCGGGTCCGCCTTCATCGAGATCTACCAGAACTGCAACATCTTCAACGACGGCGCCTTCGTTGCCCTGACGGGCAAAGACGGCCGCTCGCAGAACCGCATCTACCTCGAGCACGGTAAGCCGGTCCGCTTCGGCGCGAACAACGAGAACGGCGTCCGGATGACGGCCGAAGGACGCGTCGAGGTTGTGAAGGTCGCCGACGTCGGCGAGGACAAGCTGCTGGTCCATGACGAGCACCGCGACGACCCGAGCCTCGCCTTCGCTCTCGCCCGCATCGCATCCGGTCCGACGCAGCCGACTCCGATCGGCGTGTTCAGAGACGTCCAGCGCCCGGTCTACGGCGACGGGATGGAGCACCAGCTTCGGATGGCGGCGGAGCAACAGGGCCCCGGCGACCTCGAGCGTCTCCTCGGCTCCGGCGACACCTGGACCGTCTAG